A stretch of Mesoplodon densirostris isolate mMesDen1 chromosome 7, mMesDen1 primary haplotype, whole genome shotgun sequence DNA encodes these proteins:
- the MADD gene encoding MAP kinase-activating death domain protein isoform X4: MVQKKKSCPRLLDYLVIVGARHPSSDSVAQTPELLRRYPLEDHAEFPLPPDVVFFCQPEGCLSVRQRRMSLREDTSFVFTLTDKDTGVTRYGICVNFYRSFQKRMPKEKGEAGAGSRGKEGPHATCISEEVGTESSESGPSLQPPRADSTPDVNQSPRGKRRAKAESRSRNSTLTSLCVLSHYPFFSTFRECLYTLKRLVDCCSERLLGKKLGIPRGIQRDTMWRIFTGSLLVEEKSSALLHDLREIEAWIYRLLHSPVPVSGQKRVDIEVLPQELQQALTFALPDPSRFTLVDFPLHLPLELLGVDACLQVLTCILLEHKVVLQSRDYNALSMSVMAFVAMIYPLEYMFPVIPLLPTCMASAEQLLLAPTPYIIGVPASFFLYKLDFKMPDDVWLVDLDSSRVIAPTNAEVLPILPEPESLELKKHLKQALASMSLNTQPILNLEKFHEGQEIPLLLGRPSNDLQSTPSTEFNPLIYGNDVDSVDVATRVAMVRFFNSPNVLQGFQMHTRTLRLFPRPVVAFQAGSFLASRPRQTPFAEKLARTQAVEYFGEWILNPTNYAFQRIHNNTFDPALIGDKPKWYTHQLQPVHYRVYDSSSHLAEALSVPPEHDSDSDPTDDSGSDSMDYDDSSSSYSSLGDFVSEMMKCDINGDTPNVDPLTYAALGDASEVAIDELQSQKEAGEPGPDGENSQENLPLRSSSSTTASSSPSTVIHGASSEPADSMEMDDKAAVGVSKSLPSVPPGIGKANVDRRQTETGEGSVRWRTYDNPYFEPQYGFPPEEDDDEQGESYTPRFSQHVSGNRAQKLLRPNSLKLASDSDAESDSRASSPTSTVSNNSTEGFGGIMSFASSLYRNHSTSFSLSNLTLPTKGAREKTTPFPSLKVFGLNTLMEIVTEAGPGSGEGNRRALVDQKSSVIKHSPTVKREPPSPQGRSSNSSENQQFLKEVVHSVLDGQGVGWLNTKKVRRLLESEQLRVFVLSKLNRTVQSEDEARQDIIPDVEISRKVYKGMLDLLKCTVLSLEQSYTHAGLGGMASIFALLEIAQTHYYSKEPDKRKRSPTESVYTPIGKDPGLAGRGDPKAMAQLRVPQLGPRAASASGRSPKELDTRSLKEENFVASIGPEVTKPTFDLGETEEKKSQVSADSGVSLTSGPQRTDPDSVIGVSPAVMIRSSSQDSEVSTVSNSSGETLGADSDLSSNAGDGPGGEGSTHLAGSRGALSDSEIETNSATSALFGKAHSLKPSVKEKLVGSPVRFSEDVSQRVYLYEGLLGRDKGSMWDQLEDAAMETFSISKERSTLWDQMQFWEDAFLDAVMLEREGMGMDQGPQEMIDRYLSLGEHDRKRLEDDEDRLLATLLHNLISYMLLMKVNKNDIRKKVRRLMGKSHIGLVYSQQINEVLDQLANLNGRDLSIRSSGSRHMKKQTFVVHAGTDTNGDIFFMEVCDDCVVLRSNIGTVYERWWYEKLINMTYCPKTKVLCLWRRNGSETQLNKFYTKKCRELYYCVKDSMERAAARQQSIKPGPELGGEFPVQDMKTGEGGLLQVTLEGINLKFMHNQVFIELNHIKKCNTVRGVFVLEEFVPEIKEVVSHTYKTPMAHEICYSVLCLFSYVAAVRSSEEDLRTPPRPVSS, encoded by the exons ATGGTGCAAAAGAAGAAGTCCTGTCCTCGGTTACTTGACTACCTAGTGATCGTAGGGGCCAG GCACCCGAGCAGTGATAGCGTggcccagactccagaactgctACGGCGATACCCGTTAGAGGATCACGCCGAGTTTCCCCTGCCCCCGGATGTCGTGTTCTTCTGCCAGCCGGAGGGCTGCCTGAGTGTGCGACAACGGCGCATGAGCCTGCGCGAGGACACCTCTTTTGTCTTCACTCTCACCGACAAGGACACCGGAGTCACGCGTTATGGCATCTGTGTTAACTTCTACCGCTCCTTCCAAAAGCGCATGCCTAAGGAAAAGGGGGAGGCCGGGGCAGGGTCCCGTGGGAAGGAAGGACCCCATGCCACCTGCATCTCAGAAGAGGTTGGCACCGAGAGCTCGGAGAGTGGCCCGTCCCTGCAGCCTCCCCGTGCCGACTCTACCCCGGATGTGAACCAGTCTCCTCGGGGCAAACGCCGGGCCAAGGCGGAGAGCCGTTCCCGCAACAGCACTCTGACGTCCCTGTGTGTGCTCAGCCATTACCCCTTCTTCTCCACCTTCCGAGAGTGTCTGTACACCCTCAAACGTCTGGTGGACTGCTGTAGTGAGCGACTGCTGGGCAAGAAACTGGGCATCCCTCGAGGCATACAAAG GGACACCATGTGGCGCATCTTTACTGGATCGCTGTTAGTGGAGGAGAAGTCCAGTGCCCTTCTGCACGACCTTCGAGAGATTGAGGCCTGGATCTATCGATTGCTGCACTCCCCAGTACCCGTCTCAGGGCAGAAGCGAGTGGACATTGAGGTCCTGCCCCAGGAGCTCCAGCAAGCTCTGACCTTTGCTCTTCCAGACCCCTCTCGATTCACCCTAGTGGATTTCCCACTGCACCTTCCCTTGGAACTTCTGGGTGTGGATGCCTGTCTTCAGGTGCTAACCTGCATCCTGTTAGAGCACAAG GTGGTGCTGCAGTCCCGAGACTACAATGCACTCTCCATGTCTGTGATGGCATTTGTGGCAATGATTTATCCCTTGGAGTATATGTTTCCTGTTATCCCACTGCTGCCCACCTGCATGGCGTCCGCAGAACAG CTGTTGTTGGCTCCAACACCGTACATCATCGGGGTCCCTGCCAGCTTCTTCCTCTACAAACTGGACTTCAAAATGCCTGATGATGTATGGCTAGTGGATCTGGACAGCAGTAGG GTGATTGCCCCCACCAATGCAGAAGTGCTACCTATCCTTCCAGAACCAGAATCATTAGAGttgaaaaaacatttaaaacag GCCCTCGCCAGCATGAGTCTCAACACCCAGCCCATCCTCAATCTGGAGAAATTCCACGAAGGCCAGGAGATCCCTCTTCTCTTGGGAAGGCCTTCTAATGACCTGCAGTCTACACCGTCCACTGAATTCAACCCACTCATCTATGGCAACGATGTGGATTCTGTGGATGTCGCAACCAG AGTGGCCATGGTCCGTTTCTTCAACTCCCCCAACGTGCTGCAGGGCTTTCAGATGCACACACGTACCCTGCGTCTCTTCCCCCGGCCCGTGGTAGCTTTCCAAGCTGGCTCCTTTCTAGCCTCACGTCCCCGGCAGACTCCTTTTGCTGAGAAACTGGCCAGGACTCAGGCTGTGGAGTACTTTGGAGAATGGATCCTCAACCCCACCAACTATGCCTTTCAGCGGATTCACAACA ACACGTTCGATCCAGCCCTGATAGGCGACAAGCCGAAGTGGTACACCCACCAGCTGCAGCCTGTCCACTATCGAGTGTATGACAGCAGTTCCCATCTGGCCGAGGCGCTGAGCGTGCCGCCGGAGCACGactctgactctgaccctactGATGACAG CGGCAGTGATAGTATGGATTATGATGACTCAAGCTCTTCTTACTCTTCCCTTGGTGACTTTGTCAGTGAGATGATGAAATGTGACATCAATGGTGATACTCCTA ACGTGGATCCTCTGACATACGCGGCACTGGGGGATGCCAGTGAGGTAGCTATTGATGAGCTGCAGAGCCAGAAGGAAGCAGGGGAACCTGGCCCAGACGGCGAGAACTCTCAGGAAAACCTCCCTCTGCGTTCCAGCTCCAGCACCACcgccagcagtagccccagcacCGTTATCCATGGAGCCAGTTCT GAACCTGCCGACTCAATGGAGATGGATGATAAGGCAGCAGTAGGCGTCTCCAAGTCCCTCCCCAGCGTGCCTCCCGGCATTGGCAAAGCGAACGTGGACAGGCGTCAGACAGAAACTGGAGAGGGGTCAGTGCGCTGGCGAACCTATGACAATCCGTACTTCGAGCCCCAGTATGGCTTTCCCCCTGAGGAAGATGATGATGAGCAGGGGGAAAGTTACACTCCCCGATTCAGCCAACATGTCAGTGGCAATCG GGCTCAAAAGCTGCTGCGGCCCAACAGCTTGAAGCTGGCAAGTGACTCAGATGCAGAGTCAGACTCTCGAGCGAGCTCGCCCACCTCCACCGTCTCCAACAACAGCACTGAGGGCTTCGGGGGCATCATGTCTTTTGCCA GCAGCCTGTATCGGAACCACAGTACGAGCTTCAGTCTTTCAAATCTCACACTGCCTACCAAAGGAGCGCGAGAGAAAACCACGCCCTTCCCCAGTCTGAAAG TATTTGGGCTAAATACTCTAATGGAGATTGTTACTGAAGCCGGCCCCGGGAGTGGTGAAG GAAACAGGAGGGCCTTGGTGGACCAGAAGTCATCGGTCATTAAACACAGCCCAACAGTGAAAAGAGAGCCTCCATCACCTCAGGGCCGATCCAGCAATTCTAg TGAGAACCAGCAGTTCCTGAAGGAGGTGGTGCACAGCGTGCTGGACGGCCAGGGGGTTGGCTGGCTCAACACGAAGAAGGTGCGACGGCTGCTGGAGAGCGAGCAGCTGAGAGTCTTTGTCCTGAGCAAGCTGAACCGCACGGTGCAGTCAGAGGACGAGGCCCGGCAGGACATCATCCCAGATGTG GAGATCAGTCGGAAGGTGTACAAGGGCATGTTAGACCTGCTCAAGTGCACGGTCCTCAGTCTGGAGCAGTCCTACACCCACGCAGGTCTGGGTGGCATGGCCAGCATCTTTGCACTTCTGGAGATCGCCCAGACCCACTACTATAGTAAAG AACCAGATAAGCGGAAGAGAAGTCCAACAGAGAGTGTATATACACCAATTGGCAAGGATCCTGGCCTGGCTGGGCGGGGGGACCCAAAGGCCATGGCACAGCTGAGAGTCCCCCAGCTGGGACCTCGGGCAGCAAGTGCCTCGGGAAGGAGTCCCAAGGAACTGGACACCAGAAGTCTAAAGGAGGAGAACTTTGTAGCATCTATCG GGCCTGAAGTAACCAAACCCACCTTTGACCTTGGTGAGACAGAGGAGAAGAAGTCCCAAGTCAGCGCAGACAGTGGTGTGAGCCTGACATCTGGTCCCCAG AGGACTGATCCAGATTCTGTCATTGGTGTGAGTCCAGCCGTTATGATCCGAAGCTCAAGTCAGGACTCTGAAGTTAGCACC gtGAGTAATAGCTCTGGAGAGACCCTTGGAGCAGACAGTGACCTGAGCAGCAATGCAGGTGATGGACCAGGCGGTGAGGGCAGCACCCACTTGGCGGGCTCTAGAGGCGCGTTGTCTGATAGTGAAATTGAAACCAACTCTGCCACCAGTGCTCTCTTT GGTAAAGCCCACAGCTTGAAGCCAAGTGTAAAGGAGAAGCTGGTGGGCAGCCCAGTTCGCTTTTCTGAAGATGTAAGCCAGCGAGTCTATCTCTACGAGGGACTCCTAG GAAGGGACAAAGGATCGATGTGGGACCAGTTAGAGGATGCTGCCATGGAGACCTTTTCTATAA GCAAAGAGCGTTCTACTTTATGGGACCAAATGCAGTTCTGGGAAGATGCGTTCTTAGATGCTGTGATGTTGGAGAGAGAAGGGATGGGTATGGACCAGGGTCCCCAGGAAATGATAGACAG GTACCTGTCCCTAGGAGAACATGACCGGAAGCGCCTAGAGGATGATGAGGATCGTTTGCTGGCCACGCTCCTGCACAACCTCATCTCCTACATGCTGCTGATGAAG GTAAATAAGAATGATATCCGGAAGAAGGTGAGGCGCCTGATGGGAAAGTCGCATATTGGGCTTGTGTACAGCCAGCAAATCAACGAAGTGCTTGACCAGCTGGCAAACCTG AACGGACGAGATCTCTCTATCCGGTCCAGTGGCAGCCGGCACATGAAGAAGCAGACATTTGTGGTACATGCGGGGACAGACACAAATGGAGATATCTTTTTCATGGAG GTGTGTGACGACTGCGTAGTGCTGCGTAGTAACATTGGGACCGTGTACGAGCGCTGGTGGTACGAGAAGCTCATCAACATGACCTACTGTCCCAAGACCAAGGTGCTATGCTTGTGGCGTAGAAACGGCTCTGAGACCCAGCTCAACAAATTCTATACTAAGAAG TGTCGGGAGCTGTACTACTGCGTGAAGGACAGCATGGAGCGTGCCGCCGCCCGACAGCAGAGCATCAAACCCG GGCCAGAGCTGGGCGGCGAGTTCCCTGTGCAGGACATGAAGACTGGCGAGGGTGGCTTGCTGCAGGTCACCCTAGAAGGGATCAACCTCAAGTTCATGCACAACCAG GTTTTCATAGAGCTGAATCACATTAAAAAGTGCAATACAGTTCGAGGCGTCTTTGTCCTGGAGGAATTTG TTCCTGAAATTAAAGAAGTGGTGAGCCACACGTACAAGACACCAATG GCCCACGAGATCTGCTACTCTGTGTTGTGTCTCTTCTCATACGTGGCTGCTGTTCGTAGCAGTGAGGAAGATCTCAGAACCCCACCCCGGCCCGTCTCTAGCTGA
- the MADD gene encoding MAP kinase-activating death domain protein isoform X15, producing the protein MVQKKKSCPRLLDYLVIVGARHPSSDSVAQTPELLRRYPLEDHAEFPLPPDVVFFCQPEGCLSVRQRRMSLREDTSFVFTLTDKDTGVTRYGICVNFYRSFQKRMPKEKGEAGAGSRGKEGPHATCISEEVGTESSESGPSLQPPRADSTPDVNQSPRGKRRAKAESRSRNSTLTSLCVLSHYPFFSTFRECLYTLKRLVDCCSERLLGKKLGIPRGIQRDTMWRIFTGSLLVEEKSSALLHDLREIEAWIYRLLHSPVPVSGQKRVDIEVLPQELQQALTFALPDPSRFTLVDFPLHLPLELLGVDACLQVLTCILLEHKVVLQSRDYNALSMSVMAFVAMIYPLEYMFPVIPLLPTCMASAEQLLLAPTPYIIGVPASFFLYKLDFKMPDDVWLVDLDSSRVIAPTNAEVLPILPEPESLELKKHLKQALASMSLNTQPILNLEKFHEGQEIPLLLGRPSNDLQSTPSTEFNPLIYGNDVDSVDVATRVAMVRFFNSPNVLQGFQMHTRTLRLFPRPVVAFQAGSFLASRPRQTPFAEKLARTQAVEYFGEWILNPTNYAFQRIHNNTFDPALIGDKPKWYTHQLQPVHYRVYDSSSHLAEALSVPPEHDSDSDPTDDSGSDSMDYDDSSSSYSSLGDFVSEMMKCDINGDTPNVDPLTYAALGDASEVAIDELQSQKEAGEPGPDGENSQENLPLRSSSSTTASSSPSTVIHGASSEPADSMEMDDKAAVGVSKSLPSVPPGIGKANVDRRQTETGEGSVRWRTYDNPYFEPQYGFPPEEDDDEQGESYTPRFSQHVSGNRAQKLLRPNSLKLASDSDAESDSRASSPTSTVSNNSTEGFGGIMSFASSLYRNHSTSFSLSNLTLPTKGAREKTTPFPSLKGNRRALVDQKSSVIKHSPTVKREPPSPQGRSSNSSENQQFLKEVVHSVLDGQGVGWLNTKKVRRLLESEQLRVFVLSKLNRTVQSEDEARQDIIPDVEISRKVYKGMLDLLKCTVLSLEQSYTHAGLGGMASIFALLEIAQTHYYSKEPDKRKRSPTESVYTPIGKDPGLAGRGDPKAMAQLRVPQLGPRAASASGRSPKELDTRSLKEENFVASIGPEVTKPTFDLGETEEKKSQVSADSGVSLTSGPQRTDPDSVIGVSPAVMIRSSSQDSEVSTVSNSSGETLGADSDLSSNAGDGPGGEGSTHLAGSRGALSDSEIETNSATSALFGKAHSLKPSVKEKLVGSPVRFSEDVSQRVYLYEGLLGKERSTLWDQMQFWEDAFLDAVMLEREGMGMDQGPQEMIDRYLSLGEHDRKRLEDDEDRLLATLLHNLISYMLLMKVNKNDIRKKVRRLMGKSHIGLVYSQQINEVLDQLANLNGRDLSIRSSGSRHMKKQTFVVHAGTDTNGDIFFMEVCDDCVVLRSNIGTVYERWWYEKLINMTYCPKTKVLCLWRRNGSETQLNKFYTKKCRELYYCVKDSMERAAARQQSIKPGPELGGEFPVQDMKTGEGGLLQVTLEGINLKFMHNQVFIELNHIKKCNTVRGVFVLEEFVPEIKEVVSHTYKTPMAHEICYSVLCLFSYVAAVRSSEEDLRTPPRPVSS; encoded by the exons ATGGTGCAAAAGAAGAAGTCCTGTCCTCGGTTACTTGACTACCTAGTGATCGTAGGGGCCAG GCACCCGAGCAGTGATAGCGTggcccagactccagaactgctACGGCGATACCCGTTAGAGGATCACGCCGAGTTTCCCCTGCCCCCGGATGTCGTGTTCTTCTGCCAGCCGGAGGGCTGCCTGAGTGTGCGACAACGGCGCATGAGCCTGCGCGAGGACACCTCTTTTGTCTTCACTCTCACCGACAAGGACACCGGAGTCACGCGTTATGGCATCTGTGTTAACTTCTACCGCTCCTTCCAAAAGCGCATGCCTAAGGAAAAGGGGGAGGCCGGGGCAGGGTCCCGTGGGAAGGAAGGACCCCATGCCACCTGCATCTCAGAAGAGGTTGGCACCGAGAGCTCGGAGAGTGGCCCGTCCCTGCAGCCTCCCCGTGCCGACTCTACCCCGGATGTGAACCAGTCTCCTCGGGGCAAACGCCGGGCCAAGGCGGAGAGCCGTTCCCGCAACAGCACTCTGACGTCCCTGTGTGTGCTCAGCCATTACCCCTTCTTCTCCACCTTCCGAGAGTGTCTGTACACCCTCAAACGTCTGGTGGACTGCTGTAGTGAGCGACTGCTGGGCAAGAAACTGGGCATCCCTCGAGGCATACAAAG GGACACCATGTGGCGCATCTTTACTGGATCGCTGTTAGTGGAGGAGAAGTCCAGTGCCCTTCTGCACGACCTTCGAGAGATTGAGGCCTGGATCTATCGATTGCTGCACTCCCCAGTACCCGTCTCAGGGCAGAAGCGAGTGGACATTGAGGTCCTGCCCCAGGAGCTCCAGCAAGCTCTGACCTTTGCTCTTCCAGACCCCTCTCGATTCACCCTAGTGGATTTCCCACTGCACCTTCCCTTGGAACTTCTGGGTGTGGATGCCTGTCTTCAGGTGCTAACCTGCATCCTGTTAGAGCACAAG GTGGTGCTGCAGTCCCGAGACTACAATGCACTCTCCATGTCTGTGATGGCATTTGTGGCAATGATTTATCCCTTGGAGTATATGTTTCCTGTTATCCCACTGCTGCCCACCTGCATGGCGTCCGCAGAACAG CTGTTGTTGGCTCCAACACCGTACATCATCGGGGTCCCTGCCAGCTTCTTCCTCTACAAACTGGACTTCAAAATGCCTGATGATGTATGGCTAGTGGATCTGGACAGCAGTAGG GTGATTGCCCCCACCAATGCAGAAGTGCTACCTATCCTTCCAGAACCAGAATCATTAGAGttgaaaaaacatttaaaacag GCCCTCGCCAGCATGAGTCTCAACACCCAGCCCATCCTCAATCTGGAGAAATTCCACGAAGGCCAGGAGATCCCTCTTCTCTTGGGAAGGCCTTCTAATGACCTGCAGTCTACACCGTCCACTGAATTCAACCCACTCATCTATGGCAACGATGTGGATTCTGTGGATGTCGCAACCAG AGTGGCCATGGTCCGTTTCTTCAACTCCCCCAACGTGCTGCAGGGCTTTCAGATGCACACACGTACCCTGCGTCTCTTCCCCCGGCCCGTGGTAGCTTTCCAAGCTGGCTCCTTTCTAGCCTCACGTCCCCGGCAGACTCCTTTTGCTGAGAAACTGGCCAGGACTCAGGCTGTGGAGTACTTTGGAGAATGGATCCTCAACCCCACCAACTATGCCTTTCAGCGGATTCACAACA ACACGTTCGATCCAGCCCTGATAGGCGACAAGCCGAAGTGGTACACCCACCAGCTGCAGCCTGTCCACTATCGAGTGTATGACAGCAGTTCCCATCTGGCCGAGGCGCTGAGCGTGCCGCCGGAGCACGactctgactctgaccctactGATGACAG CGGCAGTGATAGTATGGATTATGATGACTCAAGCTCTTCTTACTCTTCCCTTGGTGACTTTGTCAGTGAGATGATGAAATGTGACATCAATGGTGATACTCCTA ACGTGGATCCTCTGACATACGCGGCACTGGGGGATGCCAGTGAGGTAGCTATTGATGAGCTGCAGAGCCAGAAGGAAGCAGGGGAACCTGGCCCAGACGGCGAGAACTCTCAGGAAAACCTCCCTCTGCGTTCCAGCTCCAGCACCACcgccagcagtagccccagcacCGTTATCCATGGAGCCAGTTCT GAACCTGCCGACTCAATGGAGATGGATGATAAGGCAGCAGTAGGCGTCTCCAAGTCCCTCCCCAGCGTGCCTCCCGGCATTGGCAAAGCGAACGTGGACAGGCGTCAGACAGAAACTGGAGAGGGGTCAGTGCGCTGGCGAACCTATGACAATCCGTACTTCGAGCCCCAGTATGGCTTTCCCCCTGAGGAAGATGATGATGAGCAGGGGGAAAGTTACACTCCCCGATTCAGCCAACATGTCAGTGGCAATCG GGCTCAAAAGCTGCTGCGGCCCAACAGCTTGAAGCTGGCAAGTGACTCAGATGCAGAGTCAGACTCTCGAGCGAGCTCGCCCACCTCCACCGTCTCCAACAACAGCACTGAGGGCTTCGGGGGCATCATGTCTTTTGCCA GCAGCCTGTATCGGAACCACAGTACGAGCTTCAGTCTTTCAAATCTCACACTGCCTACCAAAGGAGCGCGAGAGAAAACCACGCCCTTCCCCAGTCTGAAAG GAAACAGGAGGGCCTTGGTGGACCAGAAGTCATCGGTCATTAAACACAGCCCAACAGTGAAAAGAGAGCCTCCATCACCTCAGGGCCGATCCAGCAATTCTAg TGAGAACCAGCAGTTCCTGAAGGAGGTGGTGCACAGCGTGCTGGACGGCCAGGGGGTTGGCTGGCTCAACACGAAGAAGGTGCGACGGCTGCTGGAGAGCGAGCAGCTGAGAGTCTTTGTCCTGAGCAAGCTGAACCGCACGGTGCAGTCAGAGGACGAGGCCCGGCAGGACATCATCCCAGATGTG GAGATCAGTCGGAAGGTGTACAAGGGCATGTTAGACCTGCTCAAGTGCACGGTCCTCAGTCTGGAGCAGTCCTACACCCACGCAGGTCTGGGTGGCATGGCCAGCATCTTTGCACTTCTGGAGATCGCCCAGACCCACTACTATAGTAAAG AACCAGATAAGCGGAAGAGAAGTCCAACAGAGAGTGTATATACACCAATTGGCAAGGATCCTGGCCTGGCTGGGCGGGGGGACCCAAAGGCCATGGCACAGCTGAGAGTCCCCCAGCTGGGACCTCGGGCAGCAAGTGCCTCGGGAAGGAGTCCCAAGGAACTGGACACCAGAAGTCTAAAGGAGGAGAACTTTGTAGCATCTATCG GGCCTGAAGTAACCAAACCCACCTTTGACCTTGGTGAGACAGAGGAGAAGAAGTCCCAAGTCAGCGCAGACAGTGGTGTGAGCCTGACATCTGGTCCCCAG AGGACTGATCCAGATTCTGTCATTGGTGTGAGTCCAGCCGTTATGATCCGAAGCTCAAGTCAGGACTCTGAAGTTAGCACC gtGAGTAATAGCTCTGGAGAGACCCTTGGAGCAGACAGTGACCTGAGCAGCAATGCAGGTGATGGACCAGGCGGTGAGGGCAGCACCCACTTGGCGGGCTCTAGAGGCGCGTTGTCTGATAGTGAAATTGAAACCAACTCTGCCACCAGTGCTCTCTTT GGTAAAGCCCACAGCTTGAAGCCAAGTGTAAAGGAGAAGCTGGTGGGCAGCCCAGTTCGCTTTTCTGAAGATGTAAGCCAGCGAGTCTATCTCTACGAGGGACTCCTAG GCAAAGAGCGTTCTACTTTATGGGACCAAATGCAGTTCTGGGAAGATGCGTTCTTAGATGCTGTGATGTTGGAGAGAGAAGGGATGGGTATGGACCAGGGTCCCCAGGAAATGATAGACAG GTACCTGTCCCTAGGAGAACATGACCGGAAGCGCCTAGAGGATGATGAGGATCGTTTGCTGGCCACGCTCCTGCACAACCTCATCTCCTACATGCTGCTGATGAAG GTAAATAAGAATGATATCCGGAAGAAGGTGAGGCGCCTGATGGGAAAGTCGCATATTGGGCTTGTGTACAGCCAGCAAATCAACGAAGTGCTTGACCAGCTGGCAAACCTG AACGGACGAGATCTCTCTATCCGGTCCAGTGGCAGCCGGCACATGAAGAAGCAGACATTTGTGGTACATGCGGGGACAGACACAAATGGAGATATCTTTTTCATGGAG GTGTGTGACGACTGCGTAGTGCTGCGTAGTAACATTGGGACCGTGTACGAGCGCTGGTGGTACGAGAAGCTCATCAACATGACCTACTGTCCCAAGACCAAGGTGCTATGCTTGTGGCGTAGAAACGGCTCTGAGACCCAGCTCAACAAATTCTATACTAAGAAG TGTCGGGAGCTGTACTACTGCGTGAAGGACAGCATGGAGCGTGCCGCCGCCCGACAGCAGAGCATCAAACCCG GGCCAGAGCTGGGCGGCGAGTTCCCTGTGCAGGACATGAAGACTGGCGAGGGTGGCTTGCTGCAGGTCACCCTAGAAGGGATCAACCTCAAGTTCATGCACAACCAG GTTTTCATAGAGCTGAATCACATTAAAAAGTGCAATACAGTTCGAGGCGTCTTTGTCCTGGAGGAATTTG TTCCTGAAATTAAAGAAGTGGTGAGCCACACGTACAAGACACCAATG GCCCACGAGATCTGCTACTCTGTGTTGTGTCTCTTCTCATACGTGGCTGCTGTTCGTAGCAGTGAGGAAGATCTCAGAACCCCACCCCGGCCCGTCTCTAGCTGA